A genomic segment from Pocillopora verrucosa isolate sample1 unplaced genomic scaffold, ASM3666991v2 scaffold_69, whole genome shotgun sequence encodes:
- the LOC136278855 gene encoding octapeptide-repeat protein T2-like: MARDGGSREHVINMDWLEREIVMEEELERGREEKRKGDEQTKREEQIKREEQRKREEQRKREERRKREREWKAQQERVKRLGRKRERRQEMRGAELERGRVGVTAKERTRDEINRGRDKRRVRCHKCRGFGHVRAECPTRRGPVVPHQDQDQGKEVIVNNYHFHASLDNVRFH; the protein is encoded by the exons ATGGCCCGAGATGGAGGATCACGTG AGCATGTCATTAACATGGACTGGCTTGAAAGGGAAATAGTTATGGAAGAGGAActggaaagaggaagagaagaaaaaagaaaaggtgatgaGCAAACGAAAAGAGAGGAACAAataaagagagaagaacaaagaaagagagaagaacaaagaaagagagaagaacgaagaaaaagagaaagggaatGGAAAGCGCAACAGGAGAGGGTAAAAAGgttaggaagaaaaagagagagacgtCAAGAGATGAGAGGCGCGGAGTTAGAGAGAGGAAGAGTGGGCGTAACGGCAAAAGAAAGGACCCGGGATGAAATTAACAGAGGAAGAGATAAGAGAAGAG ttcgGTGTCACAAGTGTCGAGGGTTTGGCCACGTACGTGCCGAATGCCCAACGAGACGCGGCCCGGTTGTGCCCCACCAAGATCaagatcaaggaaaagaagtgatagttaataattatcattttcacgCCTCTCTTGACAATGTAAGATTTCACTAA